A single genomic interval of Primulina huaijiensis isolate GDHJ02 chromosome 7, ASM1229523v2, whole genome shotgun sequence harbors:
- the LOC140981399 gene encoding uncharacterized protein yields MATFVNNKNMSKSISIASDPKSYSRKPLVPIASLNHWKIGKGAGVPIASFLIKAIALELLRRFSRAKCPFIWSGLQALQVLCYPPFKWIQRWNPFGMLVKGMQMLSRPLLVLSIVDAFSDHSESSNPAVDNTENNNINEDSQACSDSHSRSSSIQCDHDSRIGNEKPQGVLSTGWFCNLCKELENQGITLPERMNEEELQRFYVASNGDLSSLLLSVKKTILWRETYRLLSEEELEMWSNMVFWHGFDVKHRPCLIVRLGLACTTLSATDKPCFVQAVVSQVEHGVLCLVDGENPQITVIVDCHGLSPLKIPMQMMRHCCNILQDNFPNVLGCLIIIRLPPIVRVMAQTFIQVLKPFTKQKMRIEGEAYQKVLSNCFPTLPSYLGGPCPCESCAKMEKGSMPRSFNSHTGTSEAVAEITNSEDFSSNEPTYQYDTIVDNNCSQTLRSAVIGILILWVLIAFIEGINDPSTRPYLPP; encoded by the exons ATGGCCACCTTTGtcaacaataaaaatatgtcCAAAAGTATATCTATTGCATCTGACCCTAAATCTTACTCACGGAAGCCTTTGGTACCAATCGCATCACTAAATCATTGGAAAATTGGAAAAGGAGCCGGTGTTCCGATAGCATCATTTCTTATTAAAGCTATTGCATTAGAGTTGTTGCGGAGGTTCTCAAGGGCAAAGTGTCCTTTTATATGGAGTGGGCTGCAAGCATTGCAAGTACTTTGTTACCCCCCATTCAAGTGGATTCAGCGCTGGAATCCTTTCGGAATGTTGGTTAAAGGCATGCAG ATGTTATCACGCCCTTTATTGGTTCTCTCTATTGTGGATGCTTTCTCTGATCATTCAGAGAGCAGCAATCCTGCAGTGGAtaatactgaaaataataatatcaatgaAGATTCTCAAGCGTGTTCAGATTCTCATTCAAGATCCTCTTCCATACAGTGTGATCATGACTCGAG AATTGGCAATGAAAAACCTCAAGGCGTGCTTTCCACAGGGTGGTTCTGTAATCTTTGTAAAGAGCTGGAAAATCAGGGAATTACTTTGCCAGAGAG AATGAATGAAGAGGAACTTCAGAGATTTTATGTAGCTTCAAATGGAGATTTATCAAGCTTGTTATTATCAGTTAAAAAAACAATACTCTGGAGAGAGACTTACAGACTTCTCTCTGAGGAGGAACTCGAGATGTGGTCAAATATGGTTTTCTGGCACGGTTTTGATGTGAAGCATCGACCCTGTCTTATTGTTCGTCTTGGGCTGGCATGTACCACCTTGTCGGCCACCGATAAACCTTGCTTTGTGCAGGCAGTGG TATCTCAGGTGGAGCACGGTGTCCTCTGCTTGGTGGATGGAGAAAATCCTCAAATTACTGTTATAGTGGATTGTCATGGGTTGTCACCTCTGAAAATTCCCATGCAAATGATGAGACACTGCTGTAATATTTTGCAAGACAACTTTCCAAATGTTCTTGGTTGTTTAATCATTATACGGCTTCCTCCAATAGTTCGTGTTATGGCACAGACATTTATACAA GTTCTCAAACCATTCACCAAGCAAAAAATGAGAATCGAAGGAGAGGCATATCAGAAAGTTCTTTCCAACTGTTTCCCAACACTTCCATCATATCTTGGTGGTCCGTGCCCTTGCGAAAGCTGTGCTAAAATGGAAAAAGGCAGCATGCCACGAAGTTTCAATAGCCATACCGGCACATCAGAGGCAGTTGCTGAGATCACAAACAGTGAGGATTTCTCATCCAACGAACCAACTTATCAGTATGATACAATCGTGGACAATAACTGCAGTCAAACATTGCGTTCTGCTGTCATAGGTATTCTCATTCTCTGGGTTTTAATCGCTTTTATTGAAGGAATAAATGACCCCTCAACTCGTCCATATTTACCCCCGTGA
- the LOC140980356 gene encoding uncharacterized protein produces the protein MNEEELQRFYVASNGDLSSLLLSVKKTILWRETYRLLSEEELEMWSNMVFWHGFDVKHRPCLIVRLGLACTTLSATDKPCFVQAVVSQVEHGVLCLVDGENPQITVIVDCHGLSPLKIPMQMMRHCCNILQDNFPNVLGCLIIIRLPPIVRVMAQTFIQVLKPFTKQKMRIEGEAYQKVLSNCFPTLPSYLGGPCPCESCAKMEKGSMPRSFNSHTGTSEAVAEITNSEDFSSNEPTYQYDTIVDNNCSQTLRSAVIGILILWVLIAFIEGINDPSTRPYLPP, from the exons ATGAATGAAGAGGAACTTCAGAGATTTTATGTAGCTTCAAATGGAGATTTATCAAGCTTGTTATTATCAGTTAAAAAAACAATACTCTGGAGAGAGACTTACAGACTTCTCTCTGAGGAGGAACTCGAGATGTGGTCAAATATGGTTTTCTGGCACGGTTTTGATGTGAAGCATCGACCCTGTCTTATTGTTCGTCTTGGGCTGGCATGTACCACCTTGTCGGCCACCGATAAACCTTGCTTTGTGCAGGCAGTGG TATCTCAGGTGGAGCACGGTGTCCTCTGCTTGGTGGATGGAGAAAATCCTCAAATTACTGTTATAGTGGATTGTCATGGGTTGTCACCTCTGAAAATTCCCATGCAAATGATGAGACACTGCTGTAATATTTTGCAAGACAACTTTCCAAATGTTCTTGGTTGTTTAATCATTATACGGCTTCCTCCAATAGTTCGTGTTATGGCACAGACATTTATACAA GTTCTCAAACCATTCACCAAGCAAAAAATGAGAATCGAAGGAGAGGCATATCAGAAAGTTCTTTCCAACTGTTTCCCAACACTTCCATCATATCTTGGTGGTCCGTGCCCTTGCGAAAGCTGTGCTAAAATGGAAAAAGGCAGCATGCCACGAAGTTTCAATAGCCATACCGGCACATCAGAGGCAGTTGCTGAGATCACAAACAGTGAGGATTTCTCATCCAACGAACCAACTTATCAGTATGATACAATCGTGGACAATAACTGCAGTCAAACATTGCGTTCTGCTGTCATAGGTATTCTCATTCTCTGGGTTTTAATCGCTTTTATTGAAGGAATAAATGACCCCTCAACTCGTCCATATTTACCCCCGTGA
- the LOC140981346 gene encoding uncharacterized protein gives MSQIESNRVKAMWRRWLSSAFRTAIACSIVGGATLYGPKVFTSQVTFPAFSYVTVILIINDATLGDAFRSCWLALYATVQGVLPAIFSLWLIGPSRLNVGTTSVVAGLSGFIIALPENTHLISKRIALGQIVLVYVIGFANGEKTDPIMHPVHVAASTALGVAACVLAMLFPYPSLVFCEVKENCKLYIQNASQRLKLYMKAFSAEDSKVPKGLISQAKFLNATATKLLKNIESKQESMKWEIIPAMFFKSYNKNPAEKLTNVESILKGMEISLTNYSEFPVKILDSELKNGLLVLEEQFLNQVNNMAVEKTILPQSDTEMDLVFSQTMQTSTVPLTSKDFPSLFFIFCLKLMQGISTRSVLPQVSSKPGSELSNEHSQKVKNWSLITKLWSFSPITVNRRRLMPALRCSLSLGFAVLFGLIYSKENGFWSGLPVAISHAAAREATLKVANIKAQGTVLGTVYGVMGCFLFEKYVQIRFISLLPWFIFCSFLRTSKMYGQAGGISAVIGAVLILGRDNFGLPSEFAIARIVETFIGLSCSIMVDMLLQPTRAAVLAKIQLSKSLELLHESVGSVSIGSWGEFFSGERQKKLKIHVNDLGKFMEEAEMEPNFWFLPFHSACYSKLKGSLSRMVDFLLFGSHALMFVKQELSRNGDCKVLKHDPIFKLEADLNLLKDQISSAIELFKEVSLVKSLEKMEREFEKRRDSLDLELGKSSVACAIQWSRFDDDELEKNTNSFLQHLDELVDLMEVEKDGEELKNQVILSLCSLMFCMRGLLRETKEIDKAMKELVQWENPSSQVDMCDILCKICALGKSVKC, from the exons ATGTCCCAAATCGAATCAAATCGTGTTAAGGCAATGTGGCGGCGCTGGCTGTCATCAGCCTTCCGCACGGCCATTGCATGCTCCATTGTGGGAGGCGCCACCCTTTACGGCCCAAAAGTTTTCACCAGTCAAGTAACATTCCCTGCATTTTCATACGTGACAGTGATTCTTATCATCAACGATGCCACCTTAGGTGATGCTTTCCGTAGCTGTTGGCTGGCCCTTTATGCCACCGTGCAAGGTGTTTTACCTGCCATTTTCAGCTTGTGGTTGATCGGGCCCTCCAGGCTAAACGTTGGCACCACCTCAGTGGTGGCAGGCCTTAGTGGATTCATAATAGCTCTGCCAGAAAACACTCACTTGATATCGAAGCGTATAGCGCTTGGACAGATTGTTCTTGTGTACGTTATAGGTTTTGCCAATGGTGAGAAAACTGATCCCATTATGCATCCAGTCCATGTGGCGGCGAGCACCGCCTTGGGGGTGGCGGCTTGCGTTTTGGCAATGTTGTTTCCGTACCCAAGTTTGGTTTTTTGTGAG GTGAAAGAGAACTGCAAACTCTATATACAAAATGCTTCCCAAAGGCTTAAATTATATATGAAGGCTTTCTCCGCAGAAGATAGTAAAGTGCCCAAGGGATTGATTTCACAGGCCAAGTTTCTTAATGCCACAGCAACCAAACTTCTCAAAAACATTGAATCAAAGCAA GAGAGCATGAAATGGGAGATAATTCCGGCCATGTTCTTTAAATCCTACAACAAAAATCCGGCAGAGAAGTTGACAAATGTTGAATCCATATTAAAGGGAATGGAGATTTCCTTGACAAACTATTCTGAATTCCCAGTCAAGATATTGGATTCCGAGCTCAAGAATGGCCTTCTTGTTTTGGAGGAGCAATTTTTGAATCAAGTTAACAACATGGCTGTCGAAAAGACGATTTTACCCCAGTCTGATACAGAAATGGATTTAGTATTTTCTCAAACCATGCAAACCAGTACTGTCCCATTAACGAGCAAAGACTTTCCCTCTTTGTTCTTTATATTCTGTTTAAAACTCATGCAAGGTATATCAACACGATCTGTTTTACCACAAGTTTCATCCAAACCAGGATCAGAATTATCAAATGAGCACTCACAGAAAGTGAAAAATTGGTCCTTGATCACAAAATTATGGAGTTTTAGTCCTATTACAGTTAACAGAAGGAGATTAATGCCTGCCCTAAGATGCTCACTTTCTTTAGGATTCGCGGTTCTGTTTGGATTGATATATAGCAAGGAAAATGGGTTCTGGTCGGGTCTTCCTGTGGCGATAAGCCATGCTGCAGCACGAGAAGCGACATTGAAAGTTGCGAACATTAAAGCACAAGGGACGGTTTTGGGGACGGTATATGGAGTAATGGGGTGCTTTCTTTTCGAAAAATACGTGCAAATAAGGTTTATTTCACTACTTCCGTGGTTCATTTTCTGCAGTTTTTTGCGCACCAGTAAAATGTATGGCCAAGCAGGTGGGATTTCTGCAGTTATAGGGGCTGTCTTAATCTTGGGAAGAGATAATTTTGGTCTCCCTAGTGAATTTGCAATAGCCCGAATTGTTGAAACTTTCATCGGTTTATCTTGTTCTATAATGGTGGATATGCTCTTGCAGCCTACAAGAGCTGCTGTTTTGGCCAAGATTCAACTTTCGAAGAGTCTCGAATTGTTGCATGAATCGGTGGGATCGGTAAGTATTGGATCGTGGGGCGAGTTTTTCTCTGGAGAGAGGCAAAAGAAGCTGAAAATCCACGTAAACGACCTCGGAAAATTCATGGAGGAAGCTGAGATGGAACCCAACTTTTGGTTCTTGCCTTTTCATAGTGCTTGTTATAGTAAGCTCAAAGGGTCTTTGTCAAGAATGGTGGATTTCTTACTTTTTGGGAGCCATGCACTTATGTTCGTAAAACAAGAATTATCAAGAAACGGAGACTGCAAGGTTTTAAAACATGATCCAATCTTCAAATTAGAAGCTGATCTAAACCTTTTAAAAGATCAGATTTCGTCTGCCATAGAACTTTTCAAGGAAGTTAGTTTGGTAAAATCACTCGAGAAAATGGAACGTGAGTTCGAGAAGAGGAGAGATTCCCTCGATCTTGAGTTGGGAAAATCTTCGGTCGCATGTGCGATCCAATGGTCAAGATTTGATGATGATGAACTGGAGAAGAACACAAATTCTTTTCTCCAACATTTAGATGAACTAGTTGATCTGATGGAGGTGGAAAAGGATGGGGAGGAGCTCAAGAACCAAGTGATTTTAAGTTTGTGTTCTTTGATGTTTTGCATGAGAGGTTTGCTGAGAGAAACCAAGGAGATTGACAAGGCAATGAAAGAACTTGTGCAATGGGAGAATCCCTCTAGCCAAGTAGATATGTGTGACATTCTATGTAAGATTTGCGCATTGGGAAAAAGTGTAAAATGTTAA
- the LOC140980830 gene encoding uncharacterized protein yields the protein MAALIYQIFSSSALLSLGLYHLISATKCHLKSPRDYAAKLYHPFPNSNQQHRFLRYLQLHLVIFFLFIVLIHQLLVSSDADPLLKGRTPVHRLISLQSAAVIFCFILLSAAVLVSEATSLLPLPTDLFFAIAAALFFLQYSLSASDAAVQISDLQAKCDSVAAHVSAFSSALCLVLCCQPRLYAADAALGASFCLQGLWALQTGLSLYVDAFIPEGCHKLLDVVSGVEGSTKCELDDSKLRAVAVLDLMFVLHVLFVLFIFIVTYAAIAKTLGIRSRFGSYEALPTGAAADSNHIQLKTMAGTQA from the coding sequence ATGGCAGCCCTGATTTACCAAATCTTTTCCTCCTCCGCGCTGCTTTCGCTAGGGCTTTACCACCTCATCTCCGCCACCAAGTGCCACCTCAAATCGCCGCGCGACTACGCCGCCAAGCTCTACCATCCCTTCCCCAACTCCAACCAGCAGCATCGCTTTCTCAGGTATTTGCAGCTTCACCTAGTTATCTTCTTCCTATTCATCGTCCTAATCCACCAGCTCCTTGTGTCTTCCGATGCCGATCCCCTTCTCAAAGGCCGGACGCCGGTCCACCGCCTCATTTCCCTGCAGTCCGCCGCCGTGATATTCTGCTTCATCCTCCTCTCCGCCGCGGTCCTCGTCTCCGAAGCCACATCTCTTCTCCCTCTCCCCACCGATCTCTTCTTCGCGATCGCCGCTGCACTCTTCTTCCTCCAGTATTCCCTCTCCGCATCCGACGCCGCCGTCCAGATTTCAGATCTCCAGGCCAAGTGCGATTCCGTCGCGGCACATGTTTCCGCGTTCTCATCTGCCCTCTGCCTTGTTCTCTGCTGTCAGCCAAGACTGTACGCGGCGGATGCTGCTCTCGGAGCCTCGTTCTGCCTGCAAGGGCTGTGGGCTCTGCAAACAGGGTTATCACTCTACGTGGATGCCTTCATCCCGGAAGGCTGCCACAAGCTGCTTGATGTCGTCAGCGGGGTTGAGGGATCAACCAAGTGCGAATTGGATGACTCAAAGCTAAGGGCAGTGGCAGTCTTGGATCTGATGTTTGTGCTTCATGTCCTTTTCGTGCTTTTCATTTTTATCGTGACTTATGCTGCTATTGCCAAGACTTTGGGTATCCGCAGCAGATTTGGATCGTATGAAGCCTTACCCACCGGGGCTGCCGCAGATTCGAACCATATTCAGTTAAAGACTATGGCTGGAACTCAAGCCTGA
- the LOC140980728 gene encoding 26S proteasome non-ATPase regulatory subunit 13 homolog B-like has protein sequence MAALQYLEKQRNEHPELSEWYTSLSDLYQRKLWHELTLKLEQFVALAVFQAGDALIQLYHNFITDFETKINLLKLAHFAVIISRQYLEKEAAIDYLEGVIAKLRDTKEVRIEEPILYIKIQMGTLKLEQGDQKECKKLLDEGKCTLDSMTDIDPSVYASFYWVSSQYHKSRQEFAEFYKSALLFLAYTALDSLSESFKLDLAFDLSLSALLGENIYNFGELLAHPIIKSLLGTKVEWLYYIIEAFNSGDLIHYQELCNVHGAALRTQPALVQNEKKLLEKINILCLMEIIFSRSSDDRTIPLSVIADRTKLSVEDVEYLLMKSLSVHLIEGIIDQVEGTVYVSWVQPRVLGIPQIKSLHNRLDNWVDKVHTALLSVEAETPDLVAA, from the exons ATGGCGGCTTTGCAGTATTTGGAGAAACAGAGAAATGAGCACCCTGAGCTCTCAGAGTGGTACACCTCGCTTTCAGATCTGTACCAACGCAAGCTCTGGCATGAGCTTACTCTTAAGCTCGAACAGTTCGTCGCACTCGCCGTTTTTCAG GCTGGGGATGCTCTAATACAGCTTTACCACAATTTCATAACTGATTTTGAGACAAAGATCAATCTTCTCAAGCTTGCTCATTTTGCTGTTATAATTTCTCGACAATACTTGGAGAAAGAGGCCGCTATAGATTATCTTGAAGGAGTGATTGCAAAGCTACGTGATACGAAAGAAGTGCGCATAGAGGAACCAATACTTTACATCAAAATTCAAATGGGTACATTGAAGCTTGAGCAGGGAGATCAAAAAGAATGCAAGAAACTTTTAGATGAGGGGAAATGCACACTCGACAGCATGACTGACATTGATCCATCTGTGTATGCCAGCTTCTATTGGGTTTCatcacaataccataaatctcGTCAAGAATTTGcagaattttataaaagtgCTCTCCTTTTTCTAGCCTACACTGCCTTGGATTCCCTATCAGAATCATTCAAGCTG GATTTGGCATTTGATTTGTCTCTGTCGGCATTGTTGGGGGAAAACATCTACAATTTCGGTGAACTTCTTGCGCATCCAATT ATAAAAAGTCTTTTGGGGACTAAAGTTGAGTGGCTATACTATATAATTGAAGCATTCAACTCTGGTGATTTAATTCATTATCAAGAACTATGTAATGTTCATGGAGCTGCTCTGCGTACCCAACCTGCCTTGGTCCAGAATGAGAAAAAGCTTCTGGAAAAAATTAACATTCTCTGTTTGATGGAGATTATTTTCAG CCGTTCATCAGATGATAGAACTATTCCATTAAGTGTCATTGCTGACCGGACCAAGCTGTCTGTAGAAGATGTGGAGTATCTTCTCATGAAGAGCCTCTCA GTGCATCTAATAGAGGGGATAATTGATCAAGTTGAGGGAACTGTTTATGTATCGTGGGTGCAACCTAGAGTTCTTGGAATTCCTCAGATCAAGTCCTTGCACAATAGGCTCGACAACTGGGTGGATAAAGTACACACTGCTTTGTTATCTGTGGAGGCGGAAACACCAGATCTTGTTGCCGCATAA